One genomic region from Melioribacteraceae bacterium encodes:
- a CDS encoding NEW3 domain-containing protein codes for MYKPIIVFLLLLLSELAAQNPGSYYNPKDDKYRLLGLKRAKEQYEAAKAEHERSLILFQKEMLSMRELERIKSAYSDAEVNYHQALLAVLFEQQYVSVVEAVKYQARDGKKRVRLKLANTSGGGEEFKKLVNIDDDLFKSLQPETINDVYVSLLNETNAIISQPYEAKIEELIYGKPQTIDFTLLQDLDAVTVNIIYGSGTQRAPKIFLQKDQSANRVLFQSEQFSQEVNLGGSASFSMSLELFSGLTNTYKLEVINLPKQINKFFMDPASQARLSQFKFTESSQTRRASLQVYLPDRPTGEVNIDKPISFYVIAVPYDRIPDLKLSEEKIYTKEEIEKMDVGYLKLEIIPRGTGMLKVNANQLYFTSYPGDRIEVPVDILNEGTRRLDNIEFELDLPLNWTREINPQIIESLDIRKDKRVILTFNPPADVAVGKYDIRLRTTCIADEKLVKAEDKTITIEIKQSENVIGTILLVLLIVGLLAGIVIFGIKLTRK; via the coding sequence ATGTACAAACCAATAATTGTTTTTCTATTACTTCTGCTATCGGAGCTCGCGGCTCAGAATCCCGGCAGTTACTACAATCCGAAGGACGATAAATACCGGCTTCTCGGATTGAAGCGTGCCAAAGAACAGTATGAAGCCGCAAAAGCCGAACATGAGAGGAGTCTAATCCTTTTTCAGAAGGAGATGCTCTCGATGAGAGAACTTGAGCGGATCAAAAGCGCCTATTCCGATGCTGAAGTGAATTATCATCAGGCCCTTCTCGCGGTTCTATTCGAGCAGCAATATGTTTCAGTTGTAGAAGCCGTTAAATACCAAGCCAGGGACGGGAAAAAGAGAGTCCGTCTGAAACTTGCAAACACCTCCGGCGGGGGCGAGGAATTCAAGAAGCTTGTTAATATAGACGACGATCTGTTCAAATCTCTTCAGCCCGAAACAATAAACGATGTTTATGTTTCTCTCCTCAACGAGACAAACGCTATTATAAGTCAGCCTTACGAGGCAAAAATTGAAGAGCTGATTTACGGCAAACCGCAGACAATCGATTTTACGCTGCTTCAGGATCTCGACGCCGTAACTGTAAACATAATTTACGGAAGCGGAACTCAGAGAGCGCCGAAGATCTTTCTTCAGAAGGATCAGTCGGCAAACCGTGTTCTCTTTCAGTCCGAGCAGTTCTCGCAGGAGGTAAATCTCGGAGGCTCGGCTTCATTCTCAATGTCTCTTGAACTGTTCAGCGGATTAACCAACACATATAAGCTGGAGGTAATAAATCTTCCGAAGCAGATCAATAAGTTTTTTATGGATCCTGCTTCGCAGGCCAGATTAAGCCAGTTCAAATTTACTGAAAGCAGTCAGACCAGGCGTGCAAGCCTTCAGGTCTATTTACCCGACAGGCCGACCGGTGAGGTGAATATCGACAAGCCGATTTCATTCTATGTTATCGCCGTTCCTTACGACCGGATTCCCGATCTGAAGTTAAGTGAGGAAAAGATTTATACGAAAGAAGAGATTGAAAAAATGGATGTAGGATATCTGAAGCTCGAAATTATTCCGCGCGGAACAGGAATGCTTAAGGTTAACGCCAACCAGCTCTATTTTACATCCTATCCGGGAGACAGGATTGAAGTTCCGGTTGATATTTTAAATGAAGGAACACGCCGGCTCGACAACATTGAGTTCGAACTCGATCTTCCTTTAAACTGGACCAGGGAAATAAATCCGCAGATTATTGAATCGCTCGATATAAGGAAGGACAAACGTGTTATACTCACCTTTAATCCTCCTGCTGATGTTGCCGTAGGAAAATATGATATTAGACTGAGAACAACATGCATTGCTGATGAGAAACTCGTAAAGGCGGAGGACAAAACAATAACAATAGAAATAAAACAATCCGAAAATGTTATCGGGACAATTCTGCTTGTTCTGTTGATAGTAGGATTATTAGCCGGCATTGTAATATTCGGAATAAAACTTACAAGGAAATAA